The window gcaaacgggCTGTCCTCAGACCTGTTCCAGCAGTGTGGATGTGAGGAACCAGGACAACTCACATGACGTCTTAGGAAGCTCAGGCGGGCCTGATATTTCCTCCTTGCTGACCACATCTTCACGAAGGACTggatctgtgaaaaaaaacctgactTTAACATTTGACCTCTACAAACAGCaagttttatatttaacattgcAACAATTTAACACTATTGTGCttctgtttccatggtgatctTTGTGAGTCCTTGAAGCTctgagacataaaaaaaaacaagcaatcaTCAGCTGTAGTTGGAGTCATTGTGATCTGGGCGTTACCTTGACAACGGCTCTCCAGTTTAGATAAAGAAACTGCAGCCGGTGCTTGTACGCCTCCTGCTGGACAAACCTCCTCCAGTGGGACTGAGCACAGAGAAGGAAAGACCAGTTCCGAATATAATACAGTATAATCTACGTAGTATACGATAGAAACAGAACACGTAACATAGCATAATCCAGATGGTAATAACGGTCTCACAACCGGCCGAGCCGCTGACACCACACCAAAGTGTTTTTTCACCTGGATGGTGAGGACAGCCGGCGTCTGACTGCTTAGGAACCGCCGCCGGGCCTCCAGCTGGCCCCGGAGCAGGAACCCTCGACTGAGCGCCTGCAGGCGAATGACGAGGgcgtctctgctcctccagagcccGCTGCGGGCGTGCGAGTTAGAAACGCTGCTGACTACTTCCTGTGGGCgggggtcacatgacatcacagATCATACAGGATCACTGCAGGTaggagtgcgtgcgtgtgtgtgtgtttgtgtgacccaCTGACCCTCGGATGGGCCTCACCTGTATCTGGTGCCGGTCCAGGAAGACGCTGTTGTTCACAAAGCCGCTGGGTTCCTCCCAGCTTCCCTCCAAGCGGCTCAGGTGCAGGAAGTAAAACGAGCCGTCGTCCAGCTGGACTCGAACCCACGGACTTCTGTTGTCTCCTGAACACACAGCCACAGGGGTCGATGTTTGTCGTCGTTGTGAGGGCGATAAAGGGGAAGGTGAGGCTACCTGCGAGCGTCCTGGCCCTCATCACGCCGTACAGCTCTCTCTGGTAGTCTGCAGCGCAGCAAGGAACCACGGCCTGCAGCCCGACCTCAGGGAGGGTCAAGACCCGCAGAGTCTGGTTCACCTTGTCCTCCTTCACCGCCTGGTTCACTGCAGCTAGTGAGAGACACACTGAAgagagagcgcacacacacacacacacacacaattaatcaATAACACaagttttaaacaaatgaccacTTATCAAAACCGATCAATAAATCCTTCAAGCAGAACTCACTCTTCAGAGTTCTCTGACTCTGCTGATTGGCTCTCCTCACAACCTCCTGGATGTCAGCCAACCACAACTCGGCtcctgggtctctgctcacctGATTGGACAGAAGCAGTTcagctttaaaaaggaaacactcCATGTCAAACGTCACAGTTCCGCTTCACAGTGAGGCGTCGGTTTGAATCCCTGTGGTTCGCTACTGTGTGAACTTTGGTCCTTTCTGCAGGTCCATAGTGAATAGAGCCTCCATGCGGTCAAACCACAGTCTGGTGTACTCCCACCGCAATCTCCATCCCACCGCAGACCACGCCCCTAAATAACTTTTGCCATGTAAGCCCTTAAAAGAAGCTGTTTCGGGATGCTTCCACCAGCCCTCCCTGGCTACCTGAGCTTTGTGCTGCTGCGCTCTGGTCAGCAGCGTCAGGTATCTGCGGGAATTGGCAGGTAAGACCTCCTCGACACAGCAGGACGGCAGCTggagagcagagagcagctTCTGGGCGTCTCCTCTAACCAGCGCCTCGTTAACCAGACCGACGGACAGCAGCTCTGGGGGTCAGGGAGAAAGGTCAAGCAGAGGCCAgaggtcacagtgtgtgtgtttgtgtgtgtgtgtgcgtgcgtgcttaCGTTGGTGTTCGTCTTGCACAGAGTTGTTGACAGAGTTGATTCCTTCCTGCAGCTGATTCCAAGTCAGCAGATCtctgctcacctgctgcttcacaCTAACCAGGTGCTCAAAGTACCtaacaatgacatcatcaacTTGCCTGATGTGGGCGACTTTATTGGGATCACCTGTAAAGTGAGCTCAGGTGTAGAGTCTCACCTGTCCAGCAGGGAGGGGTCCACGTCAGAGAGCCCCGCTGACGGACTGACCAATGAACAGCCAAACCGCTGCAGATGTCCCGCCTCCACCGCCTGATTGACGAGAGCTACGGCTGACAGCATCTCCACGGCAACAAACAGCTCCTCCTGCTGAAGCTCCCCCTGGTGGGTgggtatatatatttattaattacaGACTAACCAGAGGAACTACCTGGACATTGAGATCTGTGCATGAAACACTGTTGAGTCAGTaataaaaagctgaaattactgAATTGTTGTGTCCTTAAGcatttttgttggttttaattaaaatgtaaagtcTTTCCTGCTCCAGCATCATTGTTTTGGTTaccattaaaatgtgtttgcatgctGTGATATTATATAAgtatattattactattaattGATATATTAACTAATATTTaactattaaatatatatatgcaataaAACGTTCTTGATTTGGGCTGTATGTAAGTTGTGACGGAGGGTGAGCAGCCCCTCCAGCTGAGAGCCACAGGTGTATCTGCAGGTGTACCTGGGCACTCTgtcgctgcagcagctgcagctctctgtgATAAAGACTCGCAGCCAATGGAAACACTTCAGGAAGctcgaggtcagaggtcatcaaGCAGCTGACGGTGTGTCGGGGGTCACTGAGACGCAGCGAGGCGTTGACACTCTGCACCGCTGCAtgtactgacacacacacacacagcgcgttGTCAGCGGGGGGAGCTGAAGGGGCGTCAGGGTGGGGAGCTGAAGGGGTCTCCGCATGTGTGCCTTACTGGTTCGGGCCCTCTGGGCGTCCTGGTTGGCGACGGTCACACCTTCTTGCAGCTCATTGGGCTCCAAAGGATCCACACAGCCCTCTTTCTGGGGTCAGAGGTTAAACCTGTTGTCGTAATGCgtcgtgtacacacacacacacacacacacacactacccaaACGTCTATATGTGTAAACGTCTATGATCCTAAGTActcgtgtgtatgtgtgtgtgtgtgtgtgtgtagaatacTTGGTACCTGTGCGGTCTGCTGGCGGTCTGCTGACAGCTGGTCCAGGTACCAGGGCCCGTTATCAGTGCGCAGGCCCCTCAGGGCCAAACATGGCTGCTGCAGAGCGGCGAGCAGAGACTGTTCATCGGCAGAGTCCAACGCCTCGTCCACCTGCTCCACCGCGAAGCGGACTGACCGCCAATGGGATCCAAACCACCAGTATCAATCCGCGATGATCAATAACGATCCGTGATGATGTCAGATGCTCAGAGACTCACCGTTGATCATGTTGATGTTTTCCTGGATTTCTTTCCGAGTCAGAAACTCCTCGTAGATGTCCTTCTGCTCCTGATATacactctgaaacacacacacacacacgaataaTAAGTCAAACGTGGGAGGGACCGGGGCAAAGTGCTCCGATTGGTCCTCTCTCACCAGGTTGGCGGCCAGCTCCTTCTTCTTGTCTCTGGCCTGCTGCAGAACCTCCTGGTAGAGACTCATCAGCACCTCCTGCAGGTCTGAGATCTGCGCGTTTGGGTTCTTCAGAGCCACCGCCGTGACCTCGACCTGACCCTTTTCCACCGCCTCGTTGATGGCGATCACCGCCGCATGGCCTGAAGGGAAACACCGTTATTCTCCTCCCCGTCACCATGGTGAGCTCTCGGCCCGGTCGGCTCGCCTCTCTCTACCTGCCGCTTCGTCCTCTGACAGCTCGTTGGCCAGAATCCCTCCGATCTTGTTGAAGGCCGGCATCTGGATTCCATATTTGTCCAACTCAGACTTCATGTTGTTGATCTCCtcctctgaacacacacacacacacatatatgacTGTCTGCAGTGTTTCCACTACCATTACagactgacacccccccccccccccacattaacTGTTCTGTCCATCTATGCACGtggcaccagcaccagcaggcagaccaataaccccccccccccgccctaaAGATGCAAACCCAGAGGAAACACTGGACTGTGAGGACACTATTCACCTGTGAACTTGACCTTCCCTTCGAGGTCGTGGATCTGAGGAGCCAGACCCAATCTGTACAGGTACAggctgtgggagagagagaagaccggtgagagacagaaacacgGGTGGAGGGACAGGCAGACGAACCGGGGAGCTCACCTGAGTGCGTGGATGCAGTACACTGCTCTCGGCATGTTCTTCTTGTCGTACACGTCCGTAGTTTCCGGATGGAAGATCTGAAAACAACAAGCGGTGATCAATACACCGATATGCTGACCAGTACTCTGACCGGTACTCTGACCACTAACCGCTGGCAGGCCGAGTGTCGTCATGGCGATCCTCCAGTGGTTGATGTTGTCAGTGTGACGGAACTGAAGACCCACAGCCTGATGGTATCAATGAAAGCGGTTACTGACAGGAGCGGTTACTCCCCCAGGAGCCGATAGGGAGGACACATCGGATCGATCCTTTGTGGCCCAGCGTATCACAGAGTTCACTTTTAAACGTTAATATAATTCACTAGAATATCTACCAATATAAATGGTATAATAGAAtatataacatcacatcttaGTTTATGAAATCACAAAAGTCACGTGACATTGGCAACTGATGTCATGTTTTTAAGATCGGAACAAACCGCTCTTATAACGTTAACTCtgtcatgctgcccccccccatacagCACCCTCACGTCAGAGACCGCAGACCTGGGAAGACCAGCCCAGGTCTACagaggctggaggctacaaggatgcaacacagcttgtgtgtgtatatgtggtACTATGTttgtaggagtgtgtgtggggtaCCTGGTAACGAAGCTGATCCGCGTCGTATATCTTCTTTAGGCTCACAGCCTTCGGGGCGAATCGATGACCCAGCTTAGCCAGAACCACTCCGTTCCTCAGagactcctccagctccacaggAGCAGGAAGCTCCTCCCCCAGACACGCCTCCATCCACCTGAGAGAGGATGTCATCAGTGATGGAACATCATGAAACCTGGGCAGACCAGTTCAGACATCTGCTGCAGGTATGAGCCTCCAGAGGAGAAACAGCTGGGTGGACCAGGAGGATCAGGGCCTGGTCTAGAGTGGACCTCACTGACCTTTTAGCCTCCTCCAGCCTGCACAGGTACTGATAGGCCACATTCTGGACCCTCTGCTCATCCATCTGCTCTGCTGTGAGGCGctcatctgacacacacacacacacacacacacacacacacacacacacacacacacaattagtaTGTACATGAGGAATACTAAAAAGATAATCCACATCTCATTAACGATAGATGAATTCATCTCAATATACACCATGTGATCAGTTCAAACACGCAGGTGACAGATCAATAAGAGCACGAGTTGCGTTCACACGGTAGGGCAGTGAAACACGAAGAAGACGCAGTTTGACTTACAGCGTGCGCAGCAGTCCGCCATGTTGTCGCCGTGTCTCCGTCCCCTCTCGGTGCTCTCCCCGGTGAATGAAGCTGAAGTCACGTCTCTCCGCCGTTCAATACAATCCGTAAAAAACAGTGTGCCACTCGGTTGGTTCTCCGATTCCAACGTTAACTGTCCGCCGCTTGGAGCTGCTTCCGGTCGGAAGTTTGAAAAGCTCCCGCcgctctctgattggccgaAGGACGTTGCTGGAATGTTGTGACGCATTTCAATGTGTtctgtgtattttgtgtttgcatCTTTTAAATGGACATTAATGATAACTTCATTGTAAAATCAAAAAAGCATCAGATATCTCATAGCATTCACTAATTATTCACTTTATTActctttttctttattactttttaaCTCGCCTCGCCCCTCgtattgccatggcaacggagTCTCCTCGGTGGCACGTAGCTCGTGTTGCTAGCTGCTCCATTAGACACGTCATCACGTCAGTTAGCATAAGACAGCTCCGCATGAAGCTTCACACTGCTACAGCCAAGCTAGCAGTAGCTAATGCTAACAACAACTATGACGTTGAGGGTAGCATTCTGCTAACTAGAATGCAATTacgtttttatgttttataactAACAGTTTAACtggttgtttcttaaaaaacaaacacaagttaTTTAAAACTGTTTATTTGCATTAACAGACATTTAACTTAAATTTTCTTTATAAAAGCTCTTATCTAAAACAATTTGTAAATCAGCTAATTTGATgacattgcactttcttgtttcttgctcttctgagtttgtttccttattaaTGAACTTAAAtgaacttattgtaagtcgctttggataaaagcgtcagctaaattatgtgaaatgtaatgtaatgttacagTATCATTGTTACTTAgtaaaattcattcattcattgtaaacattttcgatatattagatttaaacacaaatacatttacaatacatattattattaatattaagaaaaaaactgaCTTTAGTCAGACTAAAATCTCAGATTTttgtattcatcttttttaatttcagattGATTTCAGGTTTATTTGTTCATAACTTTTTATATTGATGTGCTGACTGACACACCagtgttagcttagctttagcTTTCAGCATAAAagctgtgtgtgaatgaatcaGGTGATTACATACAAATCTCAATTTAAGAGACTTTGAGTGGCTTTTGATCATGTTACATGATCTATGTCTTTAAGATTAATAGGGTTAACAAATGGACCTTAAGAGGTTTTGCCAATAATAACAATTAACGTCTTGAATTATATTTAATCTTAATTTtgaacatttgtcttttttagcAATTCAtaattttgttgtttgtataaGTTTCAAATGAttcacatttaatttatttatttaagttcaCCAGCAGGTGAGACCTGGTTTATCAAGGAGTACACCTGATGGTACACACCCTACATATGGTACACTCCACACACATGGTAAAGGTCGTGCACATGGTGTACCTGTTCATATTGTAGTTCTTGTTATATTTCCATGGAAACTCACTGGAGGCAGGGGCCCATCAATGAGGAACAAACATCCGGATTCACCTGTTGTTTAAAAAAGGTCTCAGGATCAGATTTAAGTTTCTACTGAAACATCAAAGACTTAATTCCACTGATCAGgctgaactctctctctcacacacacatacacacacctcatGGAGCTCCGCCTCCATCCCTGCTTCTGAAGGGTTCTCTTCAGAAGCAGCTTCAGTCGACAGGAAGCAGATGTTTATCACACAGGGTTCTTCTCTGCAGGTTCCAGGAAAGAGGATATGAGGAGGACAAACATTGAGAGCTGCTGATCAGGTAAGGATGTAGACTCGTTCACAATAAAAAGGGTACAGAACCCAATCAGGGGTCAATAACTGCTGGTTTATATTTCCAGATCAAACTCTCAATGaagtatatttattattcatatttagagTCTGTGACATGAATACATGTAAATACTCAGATCAATTTGGTTCACTATTATTTGGGTTAAAGCAAGGTCATTTATTAAACTTACTGAGAAGGAGTCACGGGAGTATGTAGTTTGATTGAAGATATTTAAGATGTCAGTTTCAGGTTTTTCTCCTTCGTGTGTTGCAACCCATCTAAGAGAGGTCTGTTAAGACCACCCCCTCCTTAAGGTCCTGGGGCCCAGACCCCTCCATTAACAAGCATCAAACCAAACTAACTCAAGAAGCACCATCTGCGGAACCATAATTGGACGCCAGAAGACCACGAGTCTGTCTACCGGTTTAACTACCGGATGACGGTCCGTCAGCTCTTATCGTGACAGGGACTTGATTGATTCACACCGACCAATGGCGCTCCACTCTGATTGGAGAGGTTCTCCTAAAACATTGTTCTGTTCCTTCATATTGTCCAAATACTTgatcccctccttctcctcctccaccacaggATGTCAGGTAACTGGTCCGTTGTGCAGCTGTTATCACCGGCTCTGCCCACCACCCTCACACCTTCGCCCCTTCTCAACGCCTCCGGGTTCCCCCCTCTCACGGACTGGGAGGCTCCCAGTTTCACCCGGGCGGCCCAGTTCCGCGTGGGCGCCACCTTCGTCCTTTTCATGTTTGCCGCCTGCAGCAACCTCGCCCTATTAGCCAGTGTATGGTGGGGGCGTGGCCGGCGGCTATCCTCTCACCTGCGGCCGCTTATGCTGAGCCTAGCGTCGGCCGACCTTATAATGACCTTTGTGGTGATGCCTCTGGATGCGGTGTGGAACATGACGGTGCAGTGGTATGGAGGAGACGCCCTCTGCCGGCTGCTGTGCTTCCTGAAGCTCTTCGCCATGCACGCCTCCGCCTTCGTCCTCGTGGTTGTCAGCCTTGATCGCCACCACGCCATCCTGCACCCGCTGGACGCCCTGAGCGCGCACCGCCGCAACCGAGTCATGCTGGTGCTGGCCTGGAGCCTGAGCCTGCTGCTGGCATCGCCTCAGGTAAAACATGTGCACAGGTATCACATGGCCTCAGGTAACACACTTGCACAGGTAACACATGACTTCAGGTAAAACACGTCCACAGGTATCACATGGCCTCAGGTAACACACTTGCACAGGTAACACGTGACTTCAGGTAAAACACGTGCACAGGTATCACATGACCTCAGGTAACACAAATGCACAGGTAACACATGACCTCAGCAAAAAAATGATATAACATCATCTGATctgatcacagacacacacatgcagaggtaACACATGACCTCAGGTTACCTATggtgttgtgtgttacctgaggTCATGTGATTATTAATTTAACTATGTTGTTTATAGCCATGTGTTCGTCATTCTGCATTGTGTCTGTGCTCAGTGTCACTTGTGTGGACTGTGCCGGCCTCTTGGCCAGGTCATCCTTGTACATGAGAATTGGTTCTCAATGGAGTTTACCTggttaaaaaaaggtcaaataaaataaaataaataaagacattaacTTTGTCAATCAATATTCGCTGATAAATAATCAAAGAGCTTCTACATCATCTTGAACAGGATTCATTTTCCCAATCCCAGTACAAATTTAAGTCTTTAATATGAATCTCTCACataaatattcaggacatggtgATATGCTGAAGAGTTTATCTTTCTATGTGAGGATAGAGGAGATCGTCCTTCAttttttatcatcattattttaactATTGTCATAAAGTCAAGGTTTTTTCTCTGTGATCCAGGTGAAAGTTCCTCTGTTAGGTGACAGAACATAAAATCCCTGAAGGAATGTTCAAGCTCCTAAGAGAGAGATTAAATGTGTGAAACCTCCTGCTGTTAGCTCGGGCTAACCGCCCCCCTTGGTTTCTATGAGGAATGCTAACACTGCTAAGAGGCTGTTATTTGGGACAGAGAACAACAGAACTGAAACGAAAGGTAACTTGATGACAACATAAGGACTACATGTGATATAAGGACTACATGTGATATAATGACTACAGGTAACAGGATGACTACAGGTAACATAAGGACTACAGGTAACATGATGACAACATAAGGACTACAGGTAACATGATGACTACAGGTAACATGATGACTACAGGTAACATGATGACTACAGGTAACATAAGGACTACAGGTAACATAATGACTACAGGTAACATGATGACTACAGGTAACATAAGGACTACAGGTAACATGATGACTACAGGTAACATGATGACTACAGGTTACATGATGACTACAGGTAACATAAGGACTACAGGTAACATGATGACTACATGTGATATAAGGACTACATGTGATATAAGGACTACATGTGATATAAGGACTACAGGTAACATGATGACTACATGTGATATAAGGACTACAGGTAACATGATGACTACAGGTAACATGATGACTACAGGTAACATAAGGACTACAGGTAACATAATGACTACAGGTAACATGATGACTACAGGTAACATGATGACTACAGGTTACATGATGACTACAGGTAACATAAGGACTACAGGTAACATGATGACTACATGTGATATAAGGACTACATGTGATATAAGGACTACATGTGATATAAGGACTACAGGTAACATGATGACTACATGTGATATAAGGACTACAGGTAACATGATGACTACAGGTAACATGATGACTACAGGTAACATAAGGACTACAGGTAACATAATGACTACAGGTAACATGATGACTACAGGTAACATGATGACTACAGGTTACATG is drawn from Pungitius pungitius chromosome 11, fPunPun2.1, whole genome shotgun sequence and contains these coding sequences:
- the iqgap3 gene encoding ras GTPase-activating-like protein IQGAP3 isoform X1: MADCCARYERLTAEQMDEQRVQNVAYQYLCRLEEAKRWMEACLGEELPAPVELEESLRNGVVLAKLGHRFAPKAVSLKKIYDADQLRYQAVGLQFRHTDNINHWRIAMTTLGLPAVSGQSTGQSTGQHIGVLITACCFQIFHPETTDVYDKKNMPRAVYCIHALSLYLYRLGLAPQIHDLEGKVKFTEEEINNMKSELDKYGIQMPAFNKIGGILANELSEDEAAGHAAVIAINEAVEKGQVEVTAVALKNPNAQISDLQEVLMSLYQEVLQQARDKKKELAANLSVYQEQKDIYEEFLTRKEIQENINMINVRFAVEQVDEALDSADEQSLLAALQQPCLALRGLRTDNGPWYLDQLSADRQQTAQKEGCVDPLEPNELQEGVTVANQDAQRARTIHAAVQSVNASLRLSDPRHTVSCLMTSDLELPEVFPLAASLYHRELQLLQRQSAQGELQQEELFVAVEMLSAVALVNQAVEAGHLQRFGCSLVSPSAGLSDVDPSLLDRYFEHLVSVKQQVSRDLLTWNQLQEGINSVNNSVQDEHQQLLSVGLVNEALVRGDAQKLLSALQLPSCCVEEVLPANSRRYLTLLTRAQQHKAQVSRDPGAELWLADIQEVVRRANQQSQRTLKMCLSLAAVNQAVKEDKVNQTLRVLTLPEVGLQAVVPCCAADYQRELYGVMRARTLAGDNRSPWVRVQLDDGSFYFLHLSRLEGSWEEPSGFVNNSVFLDRHQIQEVVSSVSNSHARSGLWRSRDALVIRLQALSRGFLLRGQLEARRRFLSSQTPAVLTIQSHWRRFVQQEAYKHRLQFLYLNWRAVVKIQSFVKMWSARRKYQARLSFLRRHVGAVVKIQAFFRANRAREEYRMLVHSATPPLSVVRKFVHLLDLGDADIREEAEQLRLREEVVRSIRFNHQLEADLDVMDLKIGLLVRNRATLQEVVSHCKKLTKKNKEQLSDMMDLERSKGLKALSKERRGQLEAYQHLFYLLQTQPLYLAQLIFLMPQSRSTSFMEMLVFSLFNYGSDSREAFLLLQLFTQSLRHEISLKVERPQDVVTGNPPVIRMLVNFYRNARGQSSLRESLGPALRGVLLDRTLCIRTDPVEVYKTWINQTETQTGHKSSLPYEVSPADALSHPEVQRRIDVAIVNLKNLTDRVLQAITSNLHQLPYGLRYTAKVLRDALREKFPEASEDELYKIVGNLVYYRYMNPAIVAPDGFDVVDRSAGSALQPEQRHILGSVARTLQHAAANKHFHGDGYHVKALNQYISQTHLKFRNFLLCVCDVPEPEERFNMDEYSELLILNKPVVYISVSELINTHQLLLDHQEVLCPDPSDPLRLLLKDLGSVPTLQDLIGESPPADPGSESGPSQSSKMEVSLTLTNKFDIFNESNDKPDARGLLLSTKQLIIDVIRTQSGDSLGDILRASVSHDQEASHDWLVRRRAQQDARTPEKMKRNQSLVANGNLSLEEKKRRILRCLRRLEGLGVLRPPKAEDQILRMIAKDIRQQRLRRQRRGAELQKLRQTLGSLQAKSSFHSEQVDYYRHYITSCLDNLTTNSKSTNKKTAESKGKKKILVLSYSAARLQEKGVLLEIEELPSTQFKNVVFDIMAAPQRGSFSIKARFLGVQMEEVLLKYQDLLQLQYEGVAVMKMFDKAKVNVNLLIFLLNKKFFKK